The Nerophis ophidion isolate RoL-2023_Sa linkage group LG21, RoL_Noph_v1.0, whole genome shotgun sequence region aaaagttagaaaaataaaataagccactgggaactgatttttattggttttaacccttccgaaattgtgataatgttcccctttaatttaatccggtaatactaactgtgggcagcacggtggtagaggggttagtgcgtctgcctcacaatacgaaggtcctgagtagtcctgggttcaatcccgggcccgggatctttctgtgtggagtttgcatgtcctccccgtgactgcgtgggttccctacgagtactccggcttcctcccacttccaaagacatgcacctggggataggttgattggcaacactaaattggccctagtgtgtgaatgtgagtgtgaatgttgtcggtctatctttgttggccctgcgatgaggtggcgacttggccagggtgtacgccgccttctgccagattgtagctgagataggcactagcgaccccaaaaggagtaagcggtagaaaatggatggatggaatactaaCTGTCGGGAGTTTTAAAGCGGTTATAATTTCTAACGGTTATTTGTAGTGCAAACGGCCGCAGCTGCAAAAACCGATGCAAAAGAGTGACCGCTTTTGCGGACCGTCTCGCTCGCCTAACATGCACATTAAGtataaaaacacagtttttgtgaacttctggatctgcttcccggaagccttttggccatggacaccagctgctgggtctatgccacaccagagtccgcttggagagactggaagagatgcggatgaagagacagggctgcggagctggcgctgagcgctgggacgggacaaacttcacagtgtcttggctgaatgagaaagtatcggacacctcagtctccttggacgtatcctcgctcatccatgtggactggaaaATTTGCCGAGAGTTAGTGGGTGGCAGatggtggagtcggctctcttggctgctttgttgggtctgatcCTGTCTCTGCCCAttacccacccacccacccatcccTAGCAGACAATGGagtggaacaccccagaggcctgtttttgtttttgttgttgttgttttacttttgttgttGTGATCCGATTGTCGGTTCATCACATATTGtagctttgttccttttttccccctctgtggtttgacttccttatttcctgtttgctctgtcaccatggttgcttatttgttccacctgctcccttgctttctacgcacacctgtttctactgaTTACTGTCTAGTGTGCGTTGAAAACAAGGGAGCAGGCGGaacaaataagcaaccatggtgacagagcaaacaggaaataaggaagtcaaaccacagaaagtgaaaaaaggaacaaagctaCAATATGTGATGATCCGACCCTCGGATCATAACATTTGTAGCTGTGTGtaaaagtggctggttgcatcagctccatccatctatccattttctaccgcttattcccttttggggtcacggggggcgctggctacaatcgggcggaaggcggtgtacacccttgacaagtcgctacctcatcgcagggccaacacagattgacaacattcacactcacattcacacactagggccaatttagtgttgccaatcaacctatacccaggtgcatgtctttagaagtgggaggaagccgcctctgctcttttaatgtctgtaatgtcctttgttttctttgatgtttccttcttacacacatgtatatgtgtgctatggctatgaggttttttttttcttgacctCAGTCTGGACCCGCTTTCCAGGGGCCCAGgattagactgatttttttttttttttgctcacccccagcgtttacctgtttctcaccttttttgtaaggggctacggaagttggcagacccgtcagcgatcctgttttgtctccctgtaatgtttgtctgctcttgaatgggattgtgctaaaatcGTAACTTCCGTTGATATGAACCTAAGATCCGCGTTTTGTGTAAAGTCTGTTGATAATTTTTCAATTCTTTGAAAACTAAAACATCTTTAAAAGGTGTTTTTTGCTCATTTTGGCATGTTCAATTGCTGAAAAAACAGGACCTTCGGGGGCGTCGGTTTCCCCCCCTCGTTCCCCCACCTGTCCGGGTTCCTGGGGCCCCCAGACACCcagcttattttcagtctttttcattaagttcaaatcacatgcctgtcgAGAGCTCAATTAATCCCTAGACaaatacaaaaagaaaaagaacaatGCAGTTGTTTAAATAAGATATATAAAGACTCAATGCTTGTTGAGAAAGCTAGCTTTATAGCCTTTATTTGTAAAACCGTGAATGTAGCAATGCAACAGCAGAGGAAATGTGATAGAATTAAAACGATAGTCAAGGCTGGTGAGGAAAAACTGGGTATGAAAGTCATGAAAGCAGAAATTATACATGAAATAGTGAATCCTGTCAAGCAAGATGATGTGTTGCAGGGTGAGTGAAATAATGATGGTATTTCTTGTCTTACAATGGAATGCCAGAAGTTGAATCGCTAATGGACAAGAGCTCAAGAAAGTGTAATCAGAGATGGAAGTAGCTCCTGATGTTATTTGCATACAAGATACATGGCTCAAACCTCAGTTGGACTTTGTAATGTCAGAGTACTCGTTTATTAGATGTGACAGGAAACACAATCAACATGGTGGTGGCTGTTTAACATTTGTAAAAgataatagggctgggcgatatggacaaaAAAGTATATCTCTACATTTTTTTGCTTAAACACgatattaacccagttagtcaaaaTGGCTATTAACAgcacataaaataaaatgtttaagtagtacagaattacataatgtaaataaaatgGAAAACAATCGTGTCTACAtacaataaataacatagctgtgcaaataatatgACAATTGCGAGtgttaatacgagagagagagaaggtgcaaatctggtagcgaatggaggaagaattatttcccaagaaaaacagcacggggttcatcgtctggcggtggtttggcttcaagaagGTAGATGTTGAGCaattatgtggcaaaagcgttgctacaaaaactaGCAGCACTGCTCatttgtagcattatttgaaaagtcacccgctagagaatgaagtgcttgaaactccgcatgtcaatgTGGAAAGTCTCCGACCTGGATCTTCCATTTTGTCACGGACACAACAAACTTTGTTCAGTGGTTACACTTTCTGTTTAATGTTTCTTACTTTATACAACACAGTCACTTTGTTGAACACTCTTTTTGGCTTTTCAGCTCACTCTGACTATACACAATTGTCTTTTCCTTCCACTCCTCCATCAGTCCGTCAGTCTCTCCCTCCTGCCGTCTCTCTCTCATGATCTCCAGCCCTGCTGATAAAGgatcaggtgattagataattcgtcccagctgaggtatctgctcacctgattgctgcttcgtgaccggctcctgcgcatgccccgcccgcagggaacgcgtaggacacgcccctctccacatgcctccaccgcccgaTCCAGGCCGGGGAGCCGTCCGGCCGCGTCCACTCCTGGCCGCTTTtatccccaataatccgtacagttcttttattgtgcgcgacataaaggacgTACCCTGGtcagtcaaaatctctttcgggattccaactcgggaaatgacctgaaacagtgcttgcgcAACACTTTTGGCGGAAATAGAGCACAACGGCACTGCctcgggataccgcgttgcgtaatccactaggactaaaaCAAAGCAATATCCCCGTGTACTctggtgaaatggtccgatgaggtccatacCAATTCTTTCGAATGGAACCTCCATGAGCGGCAATGGGGGTAGCGGTGCCCGTGGAgtggccgctggattcaccagctggcagtccgggcaacCGGCGCACCACCGGGGCACATCCTcccggaggcctggccaatagaatcggaccatgacccgattaagtgttttatcatatccTAAATGTCCAGACATGGGATTaaaatgtgccgcctggaaaaccatttcccggcagcattttggcaccaacaactgggtgtatTCCTCCCCGATTTGGGTTTCACGGGCCACTCGGTACAGTCTATCCCTAATcactgaaaaatgtgggaataccCGCGCTTTCCCCGGTCGCACCAGCTGACCGCCAATAAAGTCGacctggtcccaggcctcgcGCAAAGTTTCACCACtggactgctcgaggggaaagtcctccgtagGTGCCCATTGGGGAGCCGGGGGagcctcccgcgaagcccccgccggttcccgctcggcccTCCCGGATGAAACCGCGTCGCCGCTAAGAACAGCGCGGATACTCCCCTCgcctactgtccgtgaacgcacccccacacattgtgtcaaTAATACATTAAACCACGGCCAATTCGTGCCTAGAATTACGGGGGGCGTGAGTTGCGCGCTTACGGCAACTTGAACTCTATGCTTTTGGTTGCCATATATAATTTCCACTGGAACAATTGGatattcgtgcacatccccatggaTACACCTAATTCTCACCCGTGTTGCCTGCCTCAAAACCCTGGgccgaaccaggttctggtggatcaggGACTGcttacagcccgaatccaccatcgcccggtgtgtactcccttgtatccttaccgggACGTAGTACGTCTCCCCtggatcgggggcgggtgctggaggcTTGGCAACccgcatcacctgccccacctccatcacggAGCACTCTCTTCGCACGTGACCGGGCTGTCCGCACCCCCAACACACCGGCCCTGGCATTTGAGGTGCCCTCTGCGAGGGAAGCCCCCTCTCGGCACTGCTGGCATCCTGAAACATGCAAACGGCATTTGGGTTATACCCTGTATTGTGCCCCCccttttattgtgtgtgtgtgtgtgtatgttgatTTTTCAACGCCCGGGTGGGAAACCTGGTCCTCATGACCGGGAGCCTTGGTCCTTTCCGTCCCCCCCCATCGGGGGGCGAGTCGGCGGCGGGTCGCTGAGGTGGGTCCTGTGGCCGTCTTCGGGATCGTTTCCCGCTGCACCGCCAGGTGATCCTCCGCCAATTTGACTGTTGCTTTCACCTCCGGAGGGCTGTGGTACCTTATCCACGCTGAGGTCCTGGCCGGGATGCCGTCCAAAAACTGCTCCAGGATTATGGCCTCCAACATGCTCTGATCATGCCCGTTGGGCTGTAGCCACCGGGTCGCTGCATCTCTTAGCCGGTAGGCGAATACAAATGGCCGGTCATCTGGCTCCAGCCTCATTGCCCGGAATTTTTGGCGGTGGTCTTCGGGGCTGCTGCCGACTCTGTCCAAGATTGCATGTCGGAGGTTGACACATTGCAGGCGGGCCGCTGCCGGGAGACCCAGCCCCGCCCGCTGTGCCTCCCcgaccaggagcggcagcagtttTGCTCCCCATTCCTCTTCCGGCCATTTGTTTGCCACTGCTGTCACCTCGAAGACGTCCAGGAATGTTTGAGGATCCTCTCCTTCTCCCATGCGCTTCATGGTCGAACCCCCTCCTCCTGTCTCCACTCTGTCCATTAACAATTTGAGCACTTGTGTCTGCTGCTGGCTCGCTGCTGACACCTGTGCCAGCACTTGATCAAGTGGCTCGAGGGGGGTCGGTGCCGACAATTGTTGTGCGTTCTTCCTACTTGTTGGGCGCCACTGTGGAAAGTCTCCGACCTGGATCCTCCACTTTGTCACGGACACAACACACTTTGTTCAGTGGTTACACTTTCTTTTTAATGTTTCTTACTTTATACAACATGGTCACTTTTTTGACCACTCTTTTTGGCTTTTCAGCTCACTCTGACTATACACAATTGTCTTTTCCTTCCACTCCTCCGTCCGTCCGTCAGTCTCTCCCTCCTGCCGTCTCTCTCTCATGATCTCCAGCCCTGCTGATAAAGgatcaggtgattagataacttgttccagctgaggtatctgctcaacCTGATTGCTGCTTCGTGACCGGCTCCCgcgcatgccccgcccgcagggaacgcgtaggacacgcccctctccacagtcaACATCTTCTTTCGGTGCCAAACCCGCAAAATACCGGAGCAACCTTTTCCACATCaccactgtatgaaaaaaaaatcaacaacagaaggagataacgtccgcaggaacctaccacagaacgaaggacatacactatttgatttcctatgatgcagctcatttttatttgacagtttttgaaatatcttgtgtgacatcatgcacaaaagtgcactttatttgttttaaactattgtagtggtgttctgtacaaaaagtgcactttaatgtagtgttgctttgatgtgtcatcttagtgacatcatgcacagaagtgcactcatagcttgttttaaaatgtctctgacaatcttgcactttctgttttggaaatgacatgaatgtttgtgccactgcttaataactgtttaataaatacagttttgctaaattgacttagttgggatttccctgtctgcatgaaagtttaaaatgagcatatcttaatgcagtatgaagaaaaatgttttaatgtagacacatagaatcatcataatgttgtgattatatgcatcaagtgttcattcaaggctaaggtaaaatatcgcgatatatatcgtgtatcgtgacatggcccaaacgtattgagatattaataaaaggccatatcgctcatgcctaaaacaaaggctcctaatttacaattgtgatcaaaattattcaacccccacacaattaaggtgttttagcaagttggacatttattccgtattttgtttatagtcaaatcaaataaagatgtgtcaaatagacaaacgtgacttaaattgtaacactgtatttttcaaaataccaaaaaaggacatttttcttaatatctcattgacaaaattattcaaccccttgaagatcataacttttaagaacagaatttgaataaggtctttacaatcaggtgttgaaaacacctgtagatgtgattagaaccataacgagcaacaattaaactgattgaaaaagactgtgacgctcagcttcttgtagatggtcaatggtgtatttgcaacttGGTGAAGTCcaaggagtggtcaaagaagtcaagagaggaggtcatttctcttcataagaaaggatatggatataagaaaatagcaaagacattacacataccgaaagacacagttgggagcataattcgcaagtttaaagctaaaggcacagtagaaacactacctgggcggggcagaaagaggatgctgtgtgcaactgctgtccggtatttgaagcgtacagtggtgaaaaacccctgggtaacagctgaggaactacaacaggacattgcagaggggggaacgcaggtttcgctccagacaataaggcgcgcactacgagatgaaggcctccatgccagaactcccaggtgcacccacttctgactaccaggcacaaggaaaaaataaactccagtatgccaaaaatcatctggacaaaccccaaaggttttgggaaactgttctatggagtgatgagacaaaagtggaactctttgggcctatgaatcaacgttatgtctggaggagaaaaaattaagcttacaaagacaagagcaccttgcctactgttaagcatggtggggggccaatcatgctctggggctgtttctctgcctcaggtaccgggaatctcagCGTGtttaaggcattatgaattctattttcctaccaggatatattagctgcaaatgtcatgaagtcagtgacgaagctgaggcttgggagacgttggaccttccaacaggacaacgatcccaagcattcctccaaatcaacatcagaatggttgcagaagaagggctggaagactctggagtggccttcacagtcgccagacctaaatcctatagaaaacctgtggtgggacttgaagaaggcagttgcagcacgcaagcccaagaatatgaatgaactggaggcctttgcccaagaggaatgggctaaaatacctgtagatcgttgcaataAGTTTGTGTCCGGTTaagtatcacgtttgaaggatgtaattactgccaaagggtgttctactaagtactaaagatgcatgtaactagggggttgaataagtttgtcaatgagatattaagaaaaatgtccttttttggtattttgtaaaatacagtgttacaatttaagttgcatttgtctatttgacacatctttatttgatatgactataaacaaaatacggaataaatgtccaacttgctaaaacaccaaaattgtgtgggggttgaataagtTTGATCACAACTCTAGCTGCTgacacatgcagtaacatattgtgtcatttatcattctattatttcgtcaaaattattaaggacaggtggtagaaaatgaattattaatctacttgttcatttactgttaatatctgctcactttctctttcaacatgttccatctacacttctgttaaaatgtaataatcacttattcttctcttctttgatactttacattagttttggatgataccacaaatttgggtatcgatccgataccaagtagttacaggtattggtcatattcaaagtcttcatgtgcccagggacgtatttcctgagtttataaacgtaatataaatgaaaaaaaaaaaaaacgaaagattttgtgatgttaaaaaatatcgatataatcgTAGTACTatggactagatacgctattgtacgtggtatcattacagtggatgttaagtgtagatccaccaatggcgtttgtttatattgtagcatcccggaaggtGCTGCACGGAATTCTgcgaatttgttctgtagtgtttatgttgcgttgcgATGCAAATATTCTTTCAAAATGTCTTTATTGTTGTTGTGTAGTATGGTTTCGCtctatggcacatgtttatgacagtgttgacaTTGTTCATAACACCACCCTCAACATGTATGGCTGCCGGGTAAGTATGCTCTTCATTCGCTTGTGTAGAGTGTGTTCAAAAGTCAAGATGATTgtgtcattcattcattttcaggCACAATGAACTCTTGGTTAGGCTCTGATAATGATAGGCTTTATGATTTGCGACGTATTCATTGtgtaaaacggaccaaactcgccacaaaattaacaacaacaagattgattttacaaaaaatattttaaagattgaaagttgccatcaccATGCACCTTACCTCTTTTGAAGCGTTTTTAGTGTTTGAGACTTAAggaatgttttaacttttattcATTGGTTGTTTAGCCACTTGTAACACAATGCACAGGAGAACACAAATAACCTCATTGTGTAAACGTGTGTTGGTAAATGATGATGGCAGAAAAAGTGTTCATGCCGCACTCGATGATATTTGGTTGGTTTCTGCGATATTATATCAATATCAtcacaagtatgtatgtatgcatgttggaaatacaTTCATATACTGAAGGTagaaagggctatacaagtataacccaattACCATTACCATACCAAGTTCAAGAGTCCTTggaaatgtatccatccatccatcttttttctaccgcttgtcccttttgggctcacgaggtgtgctggagcctaactcagctgcattcgggccgaaggcggggtacaccctggacaagtcgccatctcatcgcagggccaacacagattgacagacaacattcacactcacattcacacactagggctaattaagtgttgccaatcaatctatcttGCAATGTGTGGCAATATTAAAGTGATGTGCATGTATAACAAACAAAACTGAGAGACTGAGTGAAAGCctgtaaacatgtaacacaaatATTTTGACTTACAAGATGACCTAAGTTTACCAACAAACTGTCCTCTGTTTATATTTCGTGCACTATTTAACATTTGAAGTGTCGAAGTTAGAATGTGTGTCTTGTTTGTGTTTTGCAGACATCCAGCAGCTGATTGGATATCAGGAAGAACATGTCCCTCGATTGGATGGGGCGCGCTTCACTTTGGATCAGGAAGCTTCACAGCCCCTGTATTTTAAAGAAAAAGAGAAGGAGCCACAGCTCtcacattttaaagaggaagaggaggagccgCAGCCTTCTCGTCATGAAGACAACTTTAATGAGCCACGAtgtcattttaaagaggaagaagaggagccaAAGCCCCCTCATGTTAAAGTAGAAGAAGAGGCGCCACATTACACTTTTGTTAAAGAGGAAAATGAGGAAGTGTGGATCaatcaggagggagagtgtcttcttggccaggaggaggctgatctcaccaagtttccactgactggtgtctctgtgaagactgaagaccatgaagacaaaccacctgagtcctcacagcgtcatcacagtccaagtgaggagaagagagagatGGAACCTTCtagcagcagctcaactcaacacatgaccccagaagctgatggagaccactgtggaggaccacaagcagacaagctcctagctccactatcagatagtgacgaCATAACATCAGACGTTGATGTAAACATGGAATCACACCGAAGAACACACGCTGGAGAAAAACCAttcagttgttcagtttgtgcaAAGGGTTTTGTTGTAAAATCTAGTTTGACaagacatatgagaacacacgcaggagaaaaacctttcagttcTTCAGTTTACAGTCAAAGATGCTCCAGCAAAAAAGATATGCAAAGACATGTGAGGACACATATTGTAGAAAAAATGTTTAGTTGTTCCGTTTGTGGTAAAACTTTTGTCAGAAACGTCGATTTGTCTaagcacatgagaacacacacaggggaAAAATTATTCCGTtgttcaatttgtggtaaaaGATTAGCTGACAAATGCAGCATGCATatgcacatgagaacgcacacgggagaaaaacctttcagttgtaCAGTGTGTGGGAAAAGATTCCCTAACAGAAGTAACACTCAaaaacacatgagaagacacacggGAGAACAACCTTTCAGctgttcaatttgtggtaaaaGATTCTCTGACAGAAGTAATATtcaagcacacatgagaacacacacaggagaaaaacctttcagctGCTCAGTGTGCGGTAAAAGATTCTCTGTCAATAGTAGCAtgcaaatacacatgagaacgcactcaGGAGAAAAGCCTTTCAGCTGTTCAGTTTGTGCTAAAAAATTCTCTGTCAAATGTAGCATGCAaagacacatgacaacacacacgggAGAATAACTGCTCCTTTTTGGACTTCCTCTTTTAAAGGACCCAATAGTTATTAAAGGGCTATTTCAGGGCTTCTCTAAAGTCCAGACTTCGGTCCAGATTAGCCCGTCAGGACTCAGCCACCCCACCTAATGCCATGAATTACAAAATACTATCACGTTTTTTGAAGCGCTTGTTCACAGTAAATCAATAGGTGATTTTTAATTTTAAGTTAAATTGTTTTAAGATACAATTCACGATGATTTGTAACTTGCCTAAAATAAAACGTTTCAAGTAAAAAATGTAGTAGGATTACaggctagcttatgttaccattagtggttaaacagaacatatatatttttaaatatttgtactTTTCACAATTAattattatattgaataaaaaccgCAGTCCAAAAGAAGTAGCTAACTATTTACAGTCATGTTGTTGTAATGATAGAATGTATGTATAAACAATGATAGAGCATGTTAGCTATCCGAATCGATATTATTAGCTtacaatcaatcagtcaatcaaagtttattcatatagccgtaaatcaggagtgtctcaaaggcctgcacaagccacaacgacatcctcggctcaggtcccacatgagggcaaggaaaaactctaccttatgggctacaatgagaaaccttggaagggaccgcagaatGTATTTGGACTGccaaagcagactatcagttattgtccgcgatGTACACTTTTGTAATTTGGCCACctgtcttgactcacatatgaacttgaagtaccatcccattcctaacccataggtttCAATATTATGTCGGTCCACctcttgcagctattacagcttcaacttttctcGGAAGGCTGACCACAAgcttgcggagtgtgtttatacca contains the following coding sequences:
- the LOC133539907 gene encoding zinc finger protein 771-like isoform X1, producing the protein MCERMIAVYEEELCPTKEEKERQHQLLDAVLKKHEVVLHRRDIQQPPHSKEEDEEVWISQEGECLLGQEEADLAKFPLTVVSVKTEDHEDKPLESSHLHHSPNIQQLIGYQEEHVPRLDGARFTLDQEASQPLYFKEKEKEPQLSHFKEEEEEPQPSRHEDNFNEPRCHFKEEEEEPKPPHVKVEEEAPHYTFVKEENEEVWINQEGECLLGQEEADLTKFPLTGVSVKTEDHEDKPPESSQRHHSPSEEKREMEPSSSSSTQHMTPEADGDHCGGPQADKLLAPLSDSDDITSDVDVNMESHRRTHAGEKPFSCSVCAKGFVVKSSLTRHMRTHAGEKPFSSSVYSQRCSSKKDMQRHVRTHIVEKMFSCSVCGKTFVRNVDLSKHMRTHTGEKLFRCSICGKRLADKCSMHMHMRTHTGEKPFSCTVCGKRFPNRSNTQKHMRRHTGEQPFSCSICGKRFSDRSNIQAHMRTHTGEKPFSCSVCGKRFSVNSSMQIHMRTHSGEKPFSCSVCAKKFSVKCSMQRHMTTHTGE